In Halobacterium sp. CBA1132, a genomic segment contains:
- a CDS encoding restriction endonuclease, whose product MQRYADRQWRQDLLSKAQRLDDKFDTETTASAGSPVEQAIQAAPRENLQDWSQRLEQFAVLDQTLSRLPFEELPVARTKVRSLAAQTWSDNDPATASDLNDVLTGIDIGFEVRIRGQSYDGAKLLDQTLADFPSSEDDQLEQAAAEINRFEDARATVEQWSQPSSSPADSAKSKLAVRVDSQVVEPTAIWERLDTILTEGTLDQFCEQAKAVEDFAAKTEPLRSNSGSSHPLSAGQAQDTTIEDACNAVREGELDAIEKAMVKTEAWVAEQEVAQMFATTDLSHSSIDPTDVQNQVDQARATNDYTRIKSIRDEVMAQLDSTWQPSDLLSLTPTQFEEVLGQLYQKNGYDVQVTQQSGDRGIDAIARNGQRTIAIQAKRYDPNGAGNVSGPEVRNAIGATVQEGADVCVVATSSGFTQDARRAAMETKGVEVQLLSGRDVIEKLSKSQIPNPT is encoded by the coding sequence GTGCAACGCTACGCTGATCGACAATGGCGCCAGGATCTCCTTTCCAAAGCACAGAGACTCGACGACAAGTTCGACACAGAGACTACAGCCAGCGCGGGATCACCAGTTGAACAGGCTATTCAAGCAGCTCCGCGTGAGAATCTTCAGGATTGGAGTCAGAGGCTGGAACAGTTCGCAGTACTGGACCAGACGCTCTCAAGACTTCCTTTCGAGGAGTTACCGGTTGCAAGGACAAAGGTTCGGTCACTCGCAGCCCAGACGTGGAGTGACAACGATCCCGCAACCGCGAGCGATCTAAATGACGTGCTTACGGGGATTGATATTGGCTTTGAAGTTAGAATTCGTGGCCAAAGCTACGATGGGGCCAAGCTGCTTGACCAAACCCTTGCTGACTTTCCGTCCTCGGAAGATGACCAGCTTGAACAGGCTGCTGCAGAGATAAATCGATTCGAGGACGCCCGAGCAACCGTCGAACAGTGGAGTCAGCCCAGTAGTAGTCCGGCAGACTCGGCGAAAAGTAAGCTGGCTGTTCGTGTCGATAGCCAAGTGGTTGAGCCAACAGCGATCTGGGAACGTCTTGATACCATCTTGACTGAAGGAACTCTCGATCAATTCTGCGAGCAAGCAAAGGCGGTTGAAGATTTCGCAGCTAAGACCGAACCACTACGAAGCAACAGTGGGTCGTCTCATCCCTTATCAGCTGGCCAAGCACAGGATACAACGATCGAGGACGCCTGTAATGCGGTTCGGGAGGGCGAACTAGATGCCATCGAGAAGGCGATGGTGAAGACAGAGGCATGGGTCGCCGAGCAGGAAGTGGCACAGATGTTCGCAACTACGGACTTGTCTCACAGTTCTATCGACCCGACTGATGTCCAGAATCAGGTTGACCAAGCCCGCGCCACTAACGACTACACTCGCATCAAATCAATCAGGGATGAAGTAATGGCCCAGCTTGACTCGACGTGGCAGCCATCGGATCTGCTTTCATTAACGCCAACGCAGTTTGAAGAGGTTCTGGGACAGCTTTATCAAAAGAATGGATACGACGTCCAGGTCACACAGCAATCGGGAGATAGAGGAATTGACGCTATTGCACGCAACGGCCAGCGAACAATCGCTATTCAGGCCAAACGCTACGATCCTAACGGGGCCGGGAACGTGTCTGGTCCAGAGGTCCGAAACGCAATCGGTGCGACAGTACAAGAAGGCGCAGATGTCTGCGTGGTCGCAACATCGTCTGGATTTACGCAGGACGCAAGGCGGGCTGCTATGGAAACAAAAGGTGTAGAGGTACAGCTACTGTCTGGACGGGATGTAATCGAAAAGCTCTCGAAGAGTCAAATTCCAAATCCGACCTAA
- a CDS encoding DUF6166 domain-containing protein — translation MTTAYVGRRRQGDLVVTRLPDDEELTPDRSLDIVNHSPSGFEIGYSGSGPAQLACALLLDYYDDEQFAREHYIAFRNQVVSQLECDGSAACWHLTGEKIDAAMATLTDDVVALPDGGRPSPTLPENWRPVSRPDRRVFQRADRDHYIVLGDGSDEWLVVLCSQGDRAYPAPLAHRTVAEEADVERVIRELAEESNGLIEPREGEH, via the coding sequence ATGACGACTGCATACGTCGGCCGGCGTCGGCAAGGAGACCTCGTTGTTACCCGCCTTCCTGACGATGAGGAGCTCACTCCCGACCGAAGTCTCGATATTGTCAATCACAGTCCGAGTGGTTTCGAGATCGGGTATAGTGGTAGCGGGCCCGCCCAGCTCGCGTGCGCACTCCTGCTCGACTACTACGACGATGAGCAGTTCGCCCGTGAGCACTACATCGCGTTCCGGAATCAGGTGGTCTCGCAGCTGGAGTGCGACGGTTCAGCGGCGTGCTGGCACCTCACCGGCGAGAAGATCGACGCCGCGATGGCGACCCTTACCGACGACGTCGTCGCGCTCCCCGACGGTGGACGGCCGTCACCGACGCTCCCCGAGAACTGGCGACCCGTCTCTCGCCCGGACCGGCGGGTCTTCCAGCGCGCTGATCGCGACCACTACATCGTACTCGGGGATGGAAGCGACGAGTGGCTGGTGGTTCTCTGCAGCCAGGGCGACCGTGCATATCCTGCCCCGCTCGCACATCGGACGGTTGCCGAAGAGGCTGACGTGGAACGGGTAATCCGGGAACTCGCCGAAGAAAGCAACGGCCTCATCGAGCCCCGGGAGGGGGAGCACTGA
- a CDS encoding HNH endonuclease signature motif containing protein, which yields MTDSEYPWRDESLLYELYWEQELSTVKIADKLGCTQQTVSKWMQRFDIPRRDAREAAPNRRRHPAVFTDRGYVICASNYRGTTDSVGIHRLVMVAERGFDTVANKHVHHKNGVRWDNRPENLELLSRSKHAERHGFGSEIKPTDHERDVSDRDRDERGRFK from the coding sequence ATGACCGATTCAGAGTACCCCTGGCGAGACGAATCGCTCCTCTACGAACTCTACTGGGAACAGGAGTTGAGCACGGTCAAGATTGCGGACAAACTGGGCTGTACACAGCAGACGGTCTCGAAGTGGATGCAGCGATTCGACATCCCTCGTCGGGACGCACGGGAGGCAGCCCCGAACCGTCGACGGCATCCCGCAGTCTTCACCGACCGTGGCTACGTCATCTGCGCGTCGAACTATCGAGGGACGACGGACTCCGTCGGGATTCACCGACTCGTAATGGTGGCAGAACGCGGATTCGACACTGTCGCGAACAAGCACGTTCATCATAAAAATGGCGTCCGGTGGGACAACAGGCCAGAGAACCTCGAGCTACTCAGTCGCTCCAAACACGCCGAACGACACGGCTTCGGGTCCGAGATTAAACCAACCGACCACGAGAGGGACGTCTCTGATCGCGACCGGGACGAACGGGGGCGATTCAAATGA
- a CDS encoding type II toxin-antitoxin system RelE/ParE family toxin, producing the protein MTEVEWTPKALDLLEGLESEAQERLVKKLDEAKDWTSHRLEKLTGYPYYKLRAGDYRAIITWDRDEDVLIVEAVGHRRNIYDRHLPP; encoded by the coding sequence ATGACTGAGGTTGAGTGGACACCGAAAGCACTCGATTTACTGGAGGGACTCGAATCTGAAGCGCAAGAGCGGTTGGTGAAGAAACTCGACGAGGCGAAAGACTGGACGTCCCACCGCCTCGAAAAGCTCACCGGCTACCCGTACTATAAGCTCCGCGCCGGCGACTACCGAGCGATCATCACATGGGACCGAGACGAGGATGTCCTCATCGTCGAGGCGGTTGGGCATCGACGGAATATCTACGATCGCCACCTCCCGCCGTAA
- a CDS encoding ribbon-helix-helix domain-containing protein: protein MSTDSDAGGDGEMEKINVRVPQSLLAQVDDVWEERGYANKSEFIRDALRDAVNPPTQLSEEALEHLAESREQREQGETVSQEDVKDRLGIDD from the coding sequence ATGAGCACTGATAGCGACGCCGGCGGTGACGGTGAAATGGAGAAGATCAACGTCCGAGTGCCACAGTCGCTGCTGGCACAGGTCGACGACGTCTGGGAGGAGCGTGGCTACGCGAACAAATCCGAGTTCATCCGCGACGCGCTTCGAGACGCTGTCAACCCGCCAACGCAGCTGTCCGAGGAAGCACTGGAGCATCTGGCTGAGAGTCGCGAGCAGCGGGAGCAGGGCGAAACGGTGTCGCAGGAGGACGTGAAGGACCGGCTGGGCATCGATGACTGA
- a CDS encoding restriction endonuclease, with translation MAVLDDLSGFEFEDVMEDVFRNLGYENVRQADRTADEGRDVIMEEVVDGTRRAIIVECKHTGTVGRPVVQKLHSAIATFDFDGPKRGMVVTTGRFTNPAQEYADRLQQNDDPHPIELLDGEDLREIADEIGLDLYNGRIEILCDETLRPHDPAADVDAPVIEAFRDIENIEAADLPEPHSSVTFRPVVAVTADTNAVFETSVGVIHRINDRTRFVAHAERGQPKIVNEDAATLVTENLHATVDLDTEQFAEVFDDVEERRFGQTQTEYKEWAVERLQQHHTTTVTYTGDNNVTYNKTCEPNRSDISVQSIEPVYLPEVRQTTELQAYTYPYEYYAAGPSRVTAEDGIHQCVHCDTSGVDETYTYCPNCGAIACSSHIKTERLEGEPVCTVCAVTERFALKTRYFYDEENLEAFREEYADMPLHEKAMENKILAGGSVVATLLLVVGLLVFGGII, from the coding sequence ATGGCTGTACTGGACGATCTCTCGGGGTTCGAGTTCGAGGACGTGATGGAGGACGTGTTCCGGAACCTCGGCTACGAGAACGTCCGCCAGGCCGACCGCACGGCTGACGAGGGTCGCGACGTCATCATGGAGGAGGTCGTCGACGGCACCCGGCGCGCGATCATCGTCGAGTGCAAGCACACGGGGACGGTCGGGCGGCCGGTCGTCCAGAAGCTCCACTCGGCGATCGCGACGTTCGACTTCGACGGCCCGAAACGCGGAATGGTCGTCACGACCGGCCGGTTCACGAATCCCGCTCAGGAGTACGCCGACCGCCTCCAGCAGAACGACGACCCACATCCAATCGAGTTGCTCGACGGCGAAGACCTCCGAGAGATCGCCGACGAGATCGGCCTCGACCTCTACAACGGGCGCATCGAGATTCTCTGCGACGAGACGCTCCGCCCGCACGACCCGGCTGCCGACGTCGACGCGCCCGTCATCGAGGCGTTCCGCGACATTGAGAACATCGAGGCCGCCGACCTCCCAGAACCCCACTCGTCGGTGACGTTCCGCCCGGTGGTCGCTGTCACCGCGGACACGAACGCCGTCTTCGAGACGTCGGTGGGCGTCATCCACCGGATCAACGACCGGACCCGATTCGTTGCCCACGCCGAACGCGGGCAGCCGAAGATCGTCAACGAAGACGCCGCAACGCTGGTCACCGAGAACCTTCACGCGACGGTCGACCTCGATACCGAGCAGTTCGCGGAGGTGTTCGATGACGTCGAGGAGCGCCGGTTCGGGCAGACCCAAACCGAGTACAAGGAGTGGGCCGTCGAGCGGCTCCAGCAGCATCACACGACGACGGTCACCTACACCGGCGACAACAACGTCACGTACAACAAGACCTGTGAGCCGAACCGCTCGGACATCTCCGTTCAGTCGATCGAACCGGTGTATCTCCCCGAGGTTCGCCAGACGACCGAACTCCAGGCGTACACCTACCCCTACGAGTATTACGCGGCAGGCCCGTCACGAGTAACCGCCGAGGATGGCATCCATCAGTGCGTCCACTGTGACACGAGCGGCGTCGACGAGACGTACACCTACTGTCCGAACTGCGGGGCAATCGCCTGCTCCAGCCACATCAAAACGGAGCGGCTGGAAGGCGAGCCGGTCTGTACGGTGTGTGCGGTGACGGAACGGTTCGCGCTGAAGACGAGGTACTTCTACGACGAGGAGAACCTCGAAGCGTTCCGCGAGGAGTACGCCGACATGCCGCTTCACGAGAAGGCGATGGAGAACAAGATACTGGCCGGGGGGAGCGTGGTTGCGACGCTGCTGCTCGTGGTCGGACTGCTCGTCTTCGGAGGCATCATCTGA
- a CDS encoding cation-translocating P-type ATPase, translated as MTENPDAAGGTSGGGQRRELTARLAVPEMDCPSCAQKVNKSLQRVDGITDVTLQPTTGTANVTYDPDRTSEADVVKAIEGAGYEVVGGSDTEGDDEDNQATDGVDIAPPSEVWTSPRAKKTWLGAAFVTLGLIFEFLLTGQNATVASVLEYPLHIADVLFLGAVAASGIPVVRSGYYSAKNRSLDIDLLMGTAIIAATGIGYFVEAATLAVLFSIAELLEDYAMDRARDSLRELMELSPDEATVLRDGEEVTVPAEEVDVGETVVVRPGDKIPLDGTVIEGGSAVDQSPITGESVPVDKQTGDEVYAGAINEEGYLEVEVTSTAGDSTLSRIIEMVQGAQAKKTESEQFVDRFSGYYTPLVVVLAILTAAIPPLVIADPISVDLAGYGFTFASDWQTWFIRGLTLLVIACPCAFVISTPVSVVSGITSAAKNGVLIKGGNYLEAMGEVDAVALDKTGTLTKGELAVTDVVPVGDTTEDDLLRRAAGLERRSEHPIAAAILARAEETGVGNLPDATSFESLTGKGIRGEIDGKTYYAGKPALFEELGFDLARARRETDGGVVAEESSESDDGAFAENALSALEREGKTVVIVGTESELLGAIAIADEVRPASKRAVERLHELGVERVVMLTGDNEGTARAIAEQVGVDEYRAELLPDEKVDAVEELQAEYGEVAMVGDGINDAPALATAEVGIAMGAAGTDTALETADIALMGDDIGKLPYLYDLSHTANGVIRQNIWASLGVKLLLALGVPLGLVSVALAVVVGDMGMSLGVTGNAMRLSRIEPDRIIDA; from the coding sequence ATGACAGAGAATCCGGACGCAGCAGGAGGAACGAGCGGCGGCGGACAGCGACGTGAGCTGACCGCCCGCCTCGCCGTTCCCGAGATGGACTGTCCCTCTTGCGCCCAAAAGGTGAACAAGAGCCTCCAGCGTGTCGACGGCATTACTGACGTCACGCTCCAGCCGACCACCGGCACGGCCAACGTCACGTACGACCCTGATCGAACTAGCGAAGCAGACGTGGTCAAGGCAATTGAAGGCGCGGGCTACGAGGTCGTCGGGGGCTCGGACACCGAGGGCGATGATGAGGACAACCAAGCGACCGATGGCGTCGACATCGCGCCACCATCGGAGGTCTGGACGAGTCCTCGCGCGAAGAAGACGTGGCTCGGCGCGGCGTTCGTCACGCTCGGTCTCATCTTTGAGTTCCTCCTCACCGGACAGAACGCCACGGTGGCGAGCGTCCTCGAGTACCCGCTCCACATCGCAGATGTCCTGTTCCTCGGCGCCGTCGCGGCCAGTGGCATCCCGGTCGTCCGTAGCGGGTACTACTCCGCGAAGAACCGAAGCCTCGACATCGACCTGCTGATGGGGACGGCGATCATCGCGGCGACCGGTATCGGCTACTTCGTCGAGGCGGCGACGCTGGCCGTCCTGTTCAGCATCGCCGAGCTGCTCGAGGACTACGCGATGGACAGGGCACGGGACTCCCTGCGCGAGCTGATGGAACTCTCGCCCGACGAGGCGACCGTCCTTCGCGACGGTGAGGAAGTGACCGTTCCCGCCGAGGAGGTCGACGTTGGCGAGACCGTCGTCGTCCGCCCCGGCGACAAGATTCCGCTCGACGGAACGGTTATCGAAGGCGGGAGTGCAGTCGACCAGTCGCCGATCACGGGCGAGAGCGTCCCCGTCGACAAGCAGACGGGCGATGAGGTCTACGCCGGCGCGATCAACGAAGAGGGGTACCTCGAGGTAGAGGTCACCTCAACCGCTGGCGATTCGACGCTCTCGCGCATCATCGAGATGGTCCAGGGCGCACAGGCGAAGAAGACCGAGTCTGAGCAGTTCGTCGACCGCTTCTCCGGCTACTACACACCCCTCGTCGTCGTGCTGGCAATCCTGACCGCCGCAATCCCGCCGCTGGTCATCGCCGACCCCATCTCGGTCGACCTGGCCGGGTACGGGTTCACCTTCGCGAGCGACTGGCAGACGTGGTTCATCCGGGGGCTCACCCTGCTGGTGATCGCCTGTCCCTGTGCGTTCGTCATCTCGACGCCCGTCTCGGTGGTGTCGGGAATTACGAGCGCCGCGAAGAACGGCGTCCTGATCAAGGGCGGCAACTACCTCGAGGCGATGGGCGAAGTCGATGCCGTCGCGCTCGACAAGACGGGGACGCTCACGAAGGGCGAACTCGCCGTCACCGATGTCGTCCCGGTCGGTGACACCACGGAGGACGATCTGCTCCGTCGCGCCGCCGGACTGGAGCGTCGCAGTGAGCACCCCATCGCTGCGGCCATTCTCGCCCGTGCTGAGGAGACGGGCGTGGGTAATCTGCCCGATGCGACGAGTTTCGAGAGCCTCACGGGGAAGGGCATCCGGGGCGAGATCGACGGCAAGACGTACTATGCGGGCAAGCCCGCGCTCTTCGAGGAGCTGGGCTTCGACCTCGCTCGAGCACGCCGCGAGACGGACGGCGGCGTCGTAGCGGAAGAGTCGTCAGAGTCCGACGACGGGGCGTTTGCCGAGAATGCACTCTCCGCGCTGGAGCGGGAGGGCAAGACGGTCGTCATCGTCGGGACGGAGTCGGAACTGCTGGGTGCGATCGCCATCGCCGACGAGGTTCGCCCGGCCTCGAAGCGGGCTGTCGAACGCCTGCACGAGCTGGGCGTCGAGCGCGTGGTGATGCTGACCGGCGACAACGAGGGCACCGCCCGCGCCATCGCCGAGCAGGTCGGTGTCGATGAGTATCGCGCCGAACTCCTGCCCGACGAGAAGGTCGACGCAGTCGAAGAGTTACAGGCGGAGTACGGGGAGGTTGCGATGGTCGGCGACGGCATCAATGACGCCCCCGCGCTCGCCACTGCGGAGGTCGGCATCGCGATGGGCGCGGCGGGCACCGACACCGCCCTCGAAACGGCTGATATTGCGTTGATGGGCGACGACATCGGGAAACTCCCGTACCTGTACGATCTGTCGCATACGGCCAACGGTGTGATCCGGCAAAACATCTGGGCCAGCCTCGGCGTGAAGCTCCTACTCGCGCTAGGCGTGCCGCTGGGCCTGGTCAGCGTTGCGCTGGCAGTCGTTGTCGGAGATATGGGGATGAGCCTCGGCGTCACCGGGAACGCGATGCGGTTGTCCCGGATTGAGCCCGATCGAATCATCGACGCCTGA
- a CDS encoding helix-turn-helix domain-containing protein, whose protein sequence is MRELVFALEYEPGCNRVADALADHPDARVRSLSLHATAERLWRVDHATGTPEALNAIEDAFLNGDYYADCLATEDCNATQTTRVLDRTDDALILYSDWERTPTCASVPHIARDHLGDGVLFETRHEGRHYTWRLIHSGDGDVAAFFDALKVAVGECAQMEMLRTADTTSARGSDGTPSGLPPAQEAALQAAVEHGYYESPREVDVGELAEHLDVPRSTLTYRLRRAEEHLAKQHVAGERVAEERLASH, encoded by the coding sequence ATGCGCGAACTCGTCTTCGCTCTCGAATACGAGCCCGGCTGCAACAGGGTGGCGGACGCCCTCGCCGACCACCCCGACGCTCGCGTTCGCTCGCTCTCGCTGCACGCCACTGCCGAGCGTCTCTGGCGGGTCGACCATGCCACCGGTACGCCTGAGGCGCTCAACGCCATCGAGGACGCCTTTCTCAACGGCGACTACTACGCTGACTGTCTCGCCACCGAGGACTGCAACGCCACACAGACCACCCGCGTCCTCGACCGCACGGACGACGCGCTCATCCTCTACTCAGATTGGGAGCGCACTCCGACCTGCGCCTCAGTCCCCCACATCGCTCGCGACCACCTCGGCGACGGCGTGCTGTTCGAGACTCGTCACGAGGGCCGCCACTACACGTGGCGACTCATCCACTCCGGCGATGGCGACGTGGCGGCGTTCTTCGACGCTCTCAAAGTCGCCGTCGGGGAGTGCGCCCAGATGGAGATGCTCCGCACAGCGGACACAACATCAGCTAGGGGAAGCGACGGAACACCAAGTGGATTGCCTCCAGCCCAAGAGGCTGCTCTCCAGGCCGCCGTCGAACACGGCTACTACGAATCACCCCGCGAGGTCGATGTTGGAGAACTCGCAGAGCATCTCGACGTGCCACGGTCAACACTCACCTACCGACTCCGTCGGGCGGAAGAACATTTGGCGAAGCAACATGTCGCCGGCGAGCGGGTAGCGGAAGAACGGCTGGCATCCCACTGA
- a CDS encoding DUF6735 family protein, with protein MEHRALVAYERTDGQYTLHYSHWGAANLKLKHRISAESPFGGDDTDSKWAKQLLAELADGLEADAVDGYLAGEDRPSTVVEPKPRATGLTLDEIVADHLDYLHHEAFFVVSTTFEVTAYRTLWFGLQYDSETVEQGETVGNGALATVRWYDGEPVGDGTLQGQFAALKDVVGDMLDKGVFTPSTARQYLKRKLAARVGDRQELLIPTGESPFETASLGKP; from the coding sequence ATGGAACACCGCGCACTCGTTGCGTACGAACGCACAGACGGACAGTACACGCTCCACTACAGCCATTGGGGCGCAGCGAACTTGAAGCTCAAGCACCGAATCTCGGCTGAGTCGCCGTTCGGTGGCGACGACACCGACTCCAAGTGGGCGAAACAGCTGCTGGCGGAACTGGCCGATGGCCTCGAGGCAGATGCCGTCGACGGCTACCTCGCCGGCGAGGATCGACCGTCGACGGTCGTCGAGCCGAAACCCCGCGCCACCGGGCTCACCCTCGACGAGATCGTCGCTGACCACCTCGACTACCTCCACCACGAGGCGTTCTTCGTGGTGTCGACGACGTTCGAGGTGACCGCCTATCGGACGCTGTGGTTCGGCCTGCAGTACGATTCGGAGACAGTCGAACAGGGAGAGACGGTCGGGAACGGTGCGCTCGCGACGGTGCGTTGGTACGACGGCGAGCCGGTCGGCGACGGCACCCTCCAGGGACAGTTCGCGGCCCTCAAAGACGTCGTTGGCGACATGCTCGACAAAGGCGTCTTCACACCGTCGACGGCGAGACAGTACCTGAAACGGAAGCTGGCCGCGCGAGTCGGAGACCGACAGGAGCTGCTCATTCCGACCGGAGAGTCACCCTTCGAGACAGCGAGTCTCGGCAAGCCGTAA
- a CDS encoding IS200/IS605 family transposase, whose protein sequence is MKRTNRFVVRPLSDDGEQLLRDLLDASAALWNEVNYERLMRYNGEDGFKGDVWDADTGRLEGKYKGVLGASTAQQVIRKNSEAWRGFFRLKNQYHDESNTSVTEHPEPPGFRGNEDEGRQLKTVIRNTSYTVEWGNRSRLEILVGSKLKDRYDHTGRLRLEIAGDPNWPNYQKQGRLDLWYDETDCTFRASQPVTITDARATPLAAEKAALDIGANNLVACTTTTGDQYLYEGRDLFNRFRETTREIARLQSKLQDGQHSSERIRRLYRKRTRRRDHAQEALCRDLIERLYEDGVDTVYIGGLTDVLGTHWSVETNAKIHNFWAFKQFTERLTCTAEEYGISVEVRSEAWTSQECPQCGSTDRTKRHQDTLTCPCGFEGHADLTASETFLKRHTEKAVRPMARPVRFEWDDHNWSGTPHPHESPKEQRTDPSTVHRDGNVASGES, encoded by the coding sequence GTGAAGCGTACCAACAGGTTCGTCGTGCGTCCGCTTTCCGACGATGGAGAGCAACTGCTACGTGACTTGTTGGACGCTTCCGCTGCTCTTTGGAACGAGGTCAACTACGAACGCCTAATGCGGTACAACGGCGAGGACGGCTTCAAGGGTGACGTCTGGGACGCCGATACAGGCCGACTCGAAGGCAAATACAAAGGCGTGCTCGGTGCGTCCACTGCCCAACAGGTCATTCGGAAGAACAGCGAAGCATGGCGCGGGTTCTTCCGCCTGAAAAACCAGTACCACGACGAGTCGAACACATCAGTTACCGAACACCCGGAACCGCCGGGCTTCCGTGGGAACGAGGACGAGGGACGCCAACTCAAGACCGTTATTCGCAACACGTCGTACACCGTCGAATGGGGCAACCGCTCACGGCTTGAGATACTGGTTGGGAGCAAGTTGAAAGACCGATACGACCACACCGGGCGGCTGCGGCTGGAAATCGCTGGCGACCCGAATTGGCCCAACTACCAGAAGCAGGGCCGGTTGGACCTGTGGTACGATGAGACTGATTGCACCTTCCGAGCTTCGCAACCTGTGACTATTACTGATGCACGGGCGACTCCACTGGCCGCAGAGAAGGCCGCTTTGGATATTGGTGCAAACAATCTCGTCGCCTGTACCACCACGACCGGCGACCAATACCTGTACGAAGGTCGGGACCTGTTCAACCGCTTCCGTGAGACAACGCGAGAAATCGCCCGGTTACAGTCCAAGCTACAGGACGGCCAACACAGTAGCGAGCGTATCCGGCGGCTGTATCGGAAGCGAACCCGCCGCCGCGACCACGCACAGGAAGCGTTGTGTCGTGACCTAATCGAACGGCTGTACGAGGACGGCGTAGACACGGTGTATATCGGTGGACTGACCGACGTGCTGGGCACACACTGGTCGGTCGAAACCAACGCCAAGATCCACAACTTCTGGGCGTTCAAGCAGTTTACTGAGCGGCTAACATGTACTGCTGAGGAATACGGTATCTCGGTGGAAGTCCGGTCGGAAGCGTGGACCAGCCAAGAGTGTCCGCAGTGCGGTTCAACAGACCGAACGAAACGACATCAGGACACACTAACGTGTCCATGTGGATTCGAGGGGCACGCCGACCTCACAGCGTCAGAGACGTTCTTGAAGCGGCACACAGAAAAGGCAGTCAGGCCGATGGCACGGCCCGTGCGGTTCGAGTGGGACGACCACAACTGGTCGGGGACACCACACCCTCACGAAAGTCCCAAAGAACAGCGCACAGACCCGAGTACCGTCCACCGTGACGGGAATGTTGCCTCCGGCGAGTCGTAG
- a CDS encoding type II toxin-antitoxin system VapC family toxin, translating to MAEPVETPIGTVTAEHFRPGHVRHQVVVGPKFLYALFNPQDQMHAVSRAFMAFVRDGDLPYRRLIVNDHIVDEAATRLKKQASMRNAATFLTTIDESTLYQSESVPEDAFEDAKSTFIEWTDLDASLTDFTVAAHMQALEVDHILTYDRHYDAFDVTTLPYRNQD from the coding sequence ATGGCAGAGCCAGTCGAGACCCCAATCGGCACGGTCACAGCCGAGCATTTTCGCCCAGGGCACGTCCGCCATCAGGTCGTCGTCGGCCCGAAGTTCCTGTACGCATTATTCAACCCCCAAGATCAGATGCACGCAGTCTCGCGGGCGTTCATGGCCTTTGTCCGCGACGGTGACCTCCCCTATCGTCGTCTCATCGTCAACGATCACATCGTCGACGAGGCTGCAACCCGGCTGAAAAAGCAAGCGTCGATGCGAAACGCAGCCACGTTCCTGACGACCATCGACGAGAGCACGCTGTATCAGTCCGAATCCGTCCCCGAGGACGCTTTCGAGGACGCGAAATCGACGTTTATCGAGTGGACCGACCTGGATGCGTCACTTACTGATTTTACTGTTGCAGCGCATATGCAGGCCTTAGAGGTCGATCATATCCTCACCTACGACCGGCACTACGATGCGTTCGACGTGACAACACTTCCGTATCGTAATCAGGACTAG
- a CDS encoding TATA-box-binding protein has translation MSTLADTIQIENVVASSDLGQELALDQLAVDLDGADYNPEDFPGIVYRLQEPKSATLIFRSGKVVCTGAKSVDDVHEALDIVFDDLRELGIDVDSNPPIEVQNIVSSASLEQSLNLNAIAIGLGLEQIEYEPEQFPGLVYRLDDPDVVVLLFGSGKLVITGGTETDEAQQALMHVQDRLSELGLLD, from the coding sequence ATGAGCACGCTGGCGGACACAATCCAAATCGAGAACGTTGTTGCATCCAGTGATCTCGGCCAAGAACTCGCCCTCGACCAACTCGCAGTGGATCTCGACGGCGCCGACTACAACCCCGAGGACTTCCCTGGAATCGTCTACCGCCTCCAGGAGCCGAAATCAGCCACGCTGATCTTCCGGTCAGGGAAAGTCGTCTGCACTGGTGCGAAAAGCGTCGATGACGTCCACGAAGCCCTCGACATCGTCTTCGATGACCTCCGCGAGTTAGGGATCGACGTCGACAGTAATCCGCCGATCGAGGTGCAGAACATCGTTTCTAGTGCCAGTCTCGAGCAGTCGCTGAACTTGAACGCGATTGCGATCGGGCTTGGCTTAGAGCAAATCGAGTACGAACCTGAACAGTTCCCCGGGCTCGTCTATCGGCTCGATGACCCCGACGTCGTCGTGCTCCTCTTTGGCAGCGGGAAGCTCGTCATTACTGGTGGAACAGAAACGGACGAAGCCCAGCAAGCACTCATGCACGTGCAGGACCGGCTTTCCGAACTCGGCCTCCTCGATTAA